The Edaphobacter sp. 12200R-103 genome contains a region encoding:
- a CDS encoding VCBS repeat-containing protein — MSNDAGAPNMSNVTDVTPGWKYLLQNDDLAMVQVTQNSDNSLTTSLTTMDTSRSGLSGTQKVITIANDNSGDVPLGSGILASEASGRMFNINTDTIAVLTESGGRWNLALADSTGIQSSILLTTNIYPLFKVYTQVVMGDFNGDGLADPLLFYASDPPGDTYWGMKALTAADSTKAGAPKEGPEFYNHNQTGLMPVAGSIVVGDFNGDGKDEIAALLNDYQTIAFYSVDPNTLAITQTTTVKLTAEIPLIGNFPVIMTSGQVALAAGKFRQCGGNGNPCQANGITNADLVVFGQIDTINGNGATSGYSVIPIRITPGSGESGSFTATVVPMKNPTQDQPFFRFPDRSGSIGALAQAAPLVYWPQQTDEQLIFGIKCGDTYAASYIEIGSFLPDDGALDTFDWESETERKYELQSDHLENMWVGNFDHQNPDGSHNAGWQIETYELVGYVNSYDPHILIFNVNVPSPFPSNPSKTTDWLSGQQQSDNTSNVPSTNPDTPSLGFLVPSDMQGRSLRLGAPTIVRIPSQTQPDLVLAIPPMHIDYIAPHDPTLAGQNKSGGCTDENTACIVNLSVNPSEPPSAGQGFASSFNFTSNANSSSKRSSTTSWGISTKTSVGESATFNDGLENASESIKDTTKTGHDDTVKKTYGTYAGTTQTLSATTGLSDYLYFTQKAMNVYYYPVLGCDTAGANNCWVDGQKVPMYVQFSVPDQIRYSDIDGLTQDWYQPVHEPGNIFSYPWSLAELQARYTEQVNPLTGAATCMAIGNSNSSYSTQWTSGHAQDSSSGSTSSFSNELSMSYSEGAGVKGVDAANFNFSMDVAASTSLNTLNESSTSMSTSKAISVNIPPFGYAATCCNYAFGGYVFGLKNVKNPASEDACTAGQTPDKNNCTAVNDPDNGKPIDIAGTGPMFVGFLADPVSSVDKNNTDLTCSGGDIWWLNVYKLPDVGVNHPGRWNWNKSQRLATFVAANSTSIVEDNYFYLMKGFFISKKGNTNGPNLAEASPSDPLTLTTRVYNYSLANTTAPVHVRFYGQLYCTSSGSGEASCKNGNSTCPPGLCGNSFQIGSDQIIPSIAGFKAAGTEPNWTTAHVDYDPGSFVSTKNGNAYMVFWVVTWMEDTGGTLAAEMPDHGLKSIPAANLTQITQVPFEPYSNNVGMYGVHQPFYICPPSGCAPEGVGLGSTTSGSLQSINLSIDPQLSLEQRSKLRATLQATGGPVGPVNIAYYDGNPAKGGTLLDVQQIQHMDPGASYSHRAFFKPETCGTHTLYASAWIANSPEIQTNTATRVTIDYTDFVQALISSTKIADLTDVQLSGTLLGLLNTALQDFQQGQADAGNIALGAYMQQLAIANGNGITAASVSQLTGQTGAVLGCGSSGFSLATSPSSATVSSGSTASYALAITPTGGFHGTVSLSCTGAPQGTDCSFTTQSVTLNGLDQSRVTLAITTTGRSAVAGSIGGPPPPGSGRIKWLLMLLLSIFSIALLQRARIRYTVLNCIVLLVLLSNIIGCGGDGHANDTPPGAYTLVVQATSGNAVQNTKLTLVVK, encoded by the coding sequence TTGAGCAATGACGCCGGCGCGCCAAATATGTCGAACGTCACTGATGTCACCCCGGGTTGGAAGTATCTTCTCCAGAACGACGATCTGGCCATGGTTCAGGTCACCCAGAACTCAGACAATTCGTTGACAACATCCCTGACAACGATGGATACATCCAGGTCCGGCCTATCCGGGACGCAGAAGGTCATCACCATCGCCAACGATAACTCCGGAGACGTCCCACTCGGATCTGGAATCCTGGCGTCAGAAGCGTCAGGAAGGATGTTCAACATCAACACTGACACCATCGCGGTGCTGACGGAGTCCGGAGGCCGCTGGAATCTTGCATTGGCCGATTCGACTGGCATTCAGTCGAGTATCCTGCTGACCACCAATATTTATCCGCTTTTCAAGGTATATACGCAGGTGGTAATGGGCGACTTCAACGGCGACGGCCTTGCCGATCCGCTGCTATTTTATGCCAGCGACCCGCCCGGCGATACCTATTGGGGCATGAAGGCGCTGACTGCCGCCGATTCCACGAAGGCAGGCGCTCCCAAGGAAGGGCCGGAGTTCTATAACCATAACCAGACCGGGCTCATGCCGGTAGCCGGCAGCATTGTGGTTGGCGATTTTAATGGAGATGGCAAAGACGAGATCGCAGCGCTGCTCAACGACTACCAGACCATCGCCTTCTACTCAGTCGATCCGAACACACTGGCCATCACTCAGACCACCACTGTAAAACTGACGGCAGAGATACCCCTGATCGGAAACTTCCCAGTCATCATGACTTCGGGACAGGTGGCGCTGGCAGCCGGAAAGTTCCGTCAATGCGGAGGCAACGGTAACCCTTGTCAGGCGAATGGCATTACGAACGCCGACCTTGTCGTCTTCGGACAGATCGATACGATCAATGGTAATGGTGCAACGAGTGGATACAGCGTGATCCCCATCAGGATTACTCCAGGCTCCGGCGAAAGTGGCTCCTTTACCGCGACCGTTGTGCCGATGAAGAACCCCACTCAGGATCAGCCATTCTTCCGTTTCCCGGACCGTTCTGGCTCAATTGGCGCGCTGGCACAGGCGGCACCCCTCGTCTACTGGCCACAACAGACCGATGAGCAACTGATCTTCGGGATCAAGTGCGGTGATACGTATGCTGCGAGCTATATCGAGATCGGAAGCTTCTTGCCGGATGACGGCGCCCTGGATACTTTCGACTGGGAGTCGGAGACCGAGCGAAAATACGAACTCCAAAGCGACCATCTGGAAAACATGTGGGTGGGAAACTTTGACCATCAGAACCCAGATGGATCGCACAACGCGGGGTGGCAGATTGAAACCTACGAGCTCGTAGGCTATGTAAATAGCTATGATCCGCACATTCTTATCTTTAACGTCAATGTGCCGTCGCCGTTTCCATCGAATCCGTCAAAGACGACAGACTGGCTCAGCGGCCAGCAGCAGAGCGATAACACCAGTAACGTACCTTCTACAAATCCAGATACTCCGAGCCTCGGTTTTCTGGTGCCCAGTGACATGCAGGGCCGCTCGCTGCGGCTGGGAGCGCCGACCATCGTCCGTATACCTTCGCAAACGCAGCCGGATCTAGTGCTGGCAATCCCGCCTATGCATATTGACTACATCGCACCCCACGACCCGACGTTGGCCGGGCAGAATAAATCGGGTGGATGCACGGATGAGAATACTGCATGCATCGTGAACCTTTCGGTAAATCCCAGCGAGCCACCCTCGGCGGGCCAGGGATTCGCAAGCAGCTTCAACTTCACTTCCAATGCCAACAGTTCCAGCAAGCGTTCCAGCACCACTAGCTGGGGCATCTCCACCAAGACGTCAGTGGGCGAAAGCGCCACTTTTAATGATGGTTTGGAGAACGCCAGCGAAAGCATCAAGGACACGACCAAGACCGGCCATGATGACACGGTAAAAAAGACCTACGGCACCTACGCAGGAACTACCCAGACCCTAAGCGCTACCACCGGCTTATCCGACTACCTCTACTTCACCCAGAAAGCGATGAATGTCTATTACTACCCGGTGCTTGGCTGCGACACTGCAGGCGCAAATAACTGTTGGGTCGATGGCCAGAAGGTTCCGATGTATGTGCAGTTCTCAGTGCCCGACCAGATTCGCTACTCCGACATAGATGGTCTGACGCAGGACTGGTATCAACCCGTCCACGAACCTGGCAACATATTCTCTTACCCCTGGAGTCTGGCAGAACTGCAGGCACGATACACCGAGCAGGTGAACCCGCTGACCGGTGCTGCGACGTGCATGGCAATAGGAAATTCGAATTCCTCTTACTCCACTCAGTGGACCTCGGGCCATGCTCAGGACAGCAGCAGCGGCTCGACCAGTTCCTTTTCCAACGAGCTTTCCATGAGTTATTCGGAGGGTGCTGGGGTAAAGGGAGTTGATGCTGCCAATTTCAACTTCAGCATGGATGTTGCGGCAAGCACCTCTCTCAACACCCTTAATGAATCATCGACCTCGATGAGTACCTCCAAAGCAATTTCGGTCAACATACCGCCATTCGGTTATGCGGCGACATGTTGCAATTATGCCTTCGGTGGTTACGTCTTCGGACTGAAGAATGTCAAGAATCCCGCCTCGGAGGATGCTTGTACTGCGGGCCAGACGCCCGATAAGAACAACTGTACAGCCGTAAACGATCCAGACAATGGAAAGCCAATCGATATTGCCGGCACTGGTCCGATGTTCGTCGGTTTTCTCGCCGACCCCGTTTCGAGCGTGGACAAAAATAACACCGATTTGACTTGCTCGGGGGGCGATATCTGGTGGCTGAACGTGTACAAGCTGCCGGATGTGGGGGTGAATCATCCTGGCCGTTGGAACTGGAATAAGAGTCAGCGACTGGCAACCTTCGTGGCAGCAAACAGCACCTCGATTGTCGAGGACAACTACTTCTATCTCATGAAGGGCTTTTTCATCTCAAAGAAAGGCAACACCAATGGTCCCAATCTCGCCGAAGCGAGCCCTTCCGATCCGTTGACTCTCACTACCCGGGTCTACAACTACAGCCTGGCGAATACGACTGCACCTGTTCATGTGCGCTTCTATGGCCAACTCTATTGCACGAGTTCCGGTTCTGGCGAGGCAAGTTGCAAAAACGGGAACTCTACCTGCCCCCCTGGTTTGTGTGGCAACAGCTTTCAGATCGGAAGCGATCAGATCATTCCGTCGATTGCAGGATTCAAGGCCGCGGGAACCGAACCCAACTGGACTACCGCTCATGTGGACTACGACCCCGGTAGCTTCGTCTCTACGAAAAATGGCAACGCCTACATGGTCTTCTGGGTAGTGACATGGATGGAAGATACTGGCGGCACGCTAGCGGCCGAAATGCCGGACCATGGTCTGAAATCCATTCCCGCTGCGAATCTCACCCAGATTACCCAGGTGCCGTTTGAACCCTACAGCAACAACGTTGGCATGTACGGAGTGCATCAGCCTTTCTACATTTGCCCACCCTCCGGATGCGCCCCGGAGGGTGTCGGGCTAGGTTCGACAACGTCCGGCTCTCTTCAGAGCATCAATCTCTCCATCGACCCTCAACTTTCGCTGGAACAACGAAGCAAACTTAGGGCGACCCTGCAGGCAACAGGCGGTCCTGTGGGACCGGTTAACATTGCCTACTACGATGGCAATCCGGCCAAGGGTGGAACACTGCTGGACGTGCAACAGATCCAGCACATGGATCCCGGCGCGTCCTATTCTCACCGGGCTTTCTTCAAGCCCGAAACCTGCGGCACCCACACGCTGTACGCCTCGGCTTGGATCGCCAACTCGCCTGAAATCCAGACCAACACCGCCACCAGGGTCACAATCGACTACACAGACTTTGTGCAGGCGTTAATCAGCTCCACAAAGATTGCTGACCTCACCGACGTTCAGCTTAGCGGCACCCTGCTTGGTCTACTCAATACAGCTTTGCAGGACTTTCAACAGGGTCAGGCAGATGCGGGAAACATCGCATTGGGCGCCTATATGCAACAGTTGGCCATTGCCAATGGAAATGGGATCACCGCCGCAAGCGTAAGCCAACTCACCGGCCAGACTGGCGCGGTCCTCGGTTGCGGCTCCAGCGGCTTTTCGTTGGCAACCTCGCCTTCATCGGCGACGGTTTCCTCTGGCAGCACAGCATCCTACGCACTCGCGATCACGCCGACCGGCGGATTTCACGGCACGGTTTCGTTATCCTGCACCGGCGCGCCGCAAGGGACAGACTGTTCCTTTACCACACAGTCTGTAACTCTGAATGGATTGGATCAGTCCCGTGTAACCTTAGCGATTACCACCACAGGCCGTTCAGCTGTTGCTGGATCGATCGGAGGACCACCTCCCCCTGGTTCAGGGAGAATCAAATGGCTTCTGATGCTTCTTCTGAGTATATTTTCGATCGCATTGCTCCAACGTGCGCGGATCCGCTACACAGTTTTGAACTGCATCGTTCTACTGGTCCTCTTGAGCAACATTATCGGATGTGGAGGTGACGGACATGCGAACGATACCCCTCCTGGGGCTTATACGCTCGTTGTGCAAGCAACCAGTGGAAACGCAGTTCAGAACACAAAACTCACCTTGGTGGTGAAATAA
- a CDS encoding M1 family metallopeptidase yields the protein MNRLLRRALCTLAIVLFAASSSLEAQRLPLGMHPEHYSITLTPDLNAATFTGEETIDLVLDHPGRTITLNAAEIKFLSVKAGSQAAAISEDSSKEQATFTFPQELPAGKATLAISYTGILNDKLRGFYLSKTKARNYAVTQFEPTDARRAFPSFDEPALKATYDITLVIDSRDTAISNTQIVSDKPGPIAGKHTVKFATTPKMSTYLVAFLVGDFKCTRGKADGVPIRACATPDKVALTKFALESAEYILPYYDKYFGIKYPMPKLDMVALPDFEAGAMENFGCITYRETDLLVDEKNGAIPAKKRVAIVVAHEMAHQWFGDMVTMQWWDNIWLNEGFASWMESKPVAKWKPEWDFPQDDAHDLDTTLNLDSQKTTRTIRAKAETPDEINEMFDGIAYGKAGAVLGMVENYLGEETFRQGVHNYLAAHLYANATAEDFWNAQTSTSHKPVDRIMESFVTQPGVPLLSFSEASASGVSVAQSRFFLSGTAADSTQRWTLPICLKTSSKPDCTVITPDQTTISLPREKAASFFYANAGAKGYYRTAYTASQFKAIVTNVESALNPQERIDLIGDRWALMRSGQGDSGDFMDLVLALRKDQNGLVMGSALDKVKTIHSRIATDEDREQLDAILRREFSSIYASLGHPVQGESYSRQQLRAELMEILGDAKDPDVLAQAKDLTDRAYGPGARKDKDLDPILTVSAIAITAAQGDTALYDKVLAASKDGSDPGLQSEALRTLALFSDPAFVRRTMDYVTSGQVRNQDSWIPMAILLSDRETREPTWNYIREHWDRVHAQFTTNSGSRVVAAAGTFCSVEKRDEVANFFDAHKVDAAERTLAKALDNINDCIRLRTAQEPNLRRWLASQTKP from the coding sequence ATGAACCGCCTCCTTCGTCGTGCTCTGTGCACACTGGCTATTGTCCTCTTCGCTGCTTCCTCCTCCCTTGAGGCTCAACGTCTTCCTCTGGGCATGCATCCCGAGCACTACTCGATCACGCTGACGCCCGATCTGAACGCGGCGACCTTCACGGGCGAAGAGACCATCGATCTCGTTCTCGATCATCCCGGCAGAACCATCACGCTGAATGCCGCAGAGATCAAGTTTCTTTCGGTGAAGGCTGGATCGCAGGCCGCCGCGATCTCAGAGGACAGTAGCAAAGAACAGGCGACCTTTACCTTTCCGCAGGAGCTTCCAGCAGGCAAGGCCACGCTCGCCATCAGCTATACCGGAATTCTGAACGACAAGCTGCGCGGCTTCTATCTATCAAAGACGAAAGCCCGCAACTATGCCGTAACGCAGTTCGAACCCACCGATGCGCGCCGGGCATTTCCCAGCTTCGATGAGCCTGCCTTGAAGGCGACTTACGACATCACACTCGTTATCGATTCGCGCGATACCGCGATCTCAAATACGCAGATCGTCTCTGATAAGCCTGGCCCAATCGCTGGAAAGCATACGGTGAAATTTGCGACTACACCGAAGATGTCGACTTACCTGGTAGCGTTCCTCGTTGGTGACTTCAAGTGCACGCGTGGAAAGGCCGATGGCGTTCCCATCCGCGCCTGCGCAACCCCAGACAAGGTTGCGCTGACGAAATTCGCACTCGAGTCGGCGGAGTATATCCTGCCCTATTACGACAAATACTTCGGGATCAAGTACCCGATGCCCAAACTCGACATGGTTGCCCTGCCGGACTTCGAGGCTGGGGCCATGGAGAACTTTGGCTGCATCACCTATCGCGAGACCGATCTTCTGGTGGATGAGAAGAACGGCGCCATTCCGGCAAAGAAGCGCGTAGCCATTGTCGTCGCACACGAGATGGCGCACCAGTGGTTCGGCGACATGGTCACGATGCAATGGTGGGACAACATTTGGCTGAACGAGGGCTTCGCTAGCTGGATGGAATCGAAGCCCGTCGCGAAGTGGAAGCCCGAATGGGACTTCCCGCAAGACGACGCGCACGACCTGGATACAACGCTCAATCTCGATTCGCAGAAGACCACACGCACGATTCGTGCGAAAGCGGAGACTCCTGACGAGATCAACGAGATGTTCGACGGTATTGCCTACGGTAAGGCGGGCGCTGTGTTGGGAATGGTAGAAAACTACCTGGGTGAGGAGACCTTCCGGCAGGGTGTTCACAACTACCTGGCTGCGCATCTCTATGCCAACGCCACGGCCGAAGACTTCTGGAATGCCCAGACATCAACCTCGCACAAGCCGGTCGACAGGATTATGGAGAGCTTCGTAACTCAGCCGGGAGTGCCTCTGCTCAGCTTTTCAGAGGCTTCGGCATCGGGAGTTTCGGTAGCACAGAGCCGCTTCTTCCTTTCAGGCACTGCTGCAGACTCAACGCAACGATGGACGCTTCCCATCTGCTTGAAGACCAGCAGCAAGCCCGATTGCACCGTAATCACTCCAGATCAAACAACGATTTCGTTGCCCCGGGAAAAAGCGGCTTCGTTCTTCTACGCAAATGCGGGAGCCAAGGGCTACTACCGGACGGCCTATACAGCTTCCCAGTTCAAAGCCATCGTGACGAATGTAGAGTCCGCACTCAACCCGCAGGAACGCATCGATCTCATCGGCGACCGCTGGGCACTGATGCGCTCCGGACAGGGAGACTCCGGGGACTTCATGGATCTCGTGCTGGCGCTTCGAAAAGATCAGAATGGCCTGGTGATGGGGAGCGCGCTCGACAAGGTCAAGACCATCCACTCGCGCATCGCGACCGATGAAGACCGCGAGCAGCTTGACGCCATCCTTCGCCGGGAGTTCAGCTCTATCTATGCTTCGCTCGGTCACCCCGTCCAGGGCGAATCGTACTCCCGACAGCAGCTTCGCGCCGAGTTGATGGAGATCCTTGGCGACGCAAAAGATCCCGATGTGCTCGCCCAGGCAAAAGACCTGACGGATCGTGCCTATGGCCCAGGCGCCCGCAAGGATAAAGATCTCGATCCCATCCTGACAGTCTCGGCAATCGCGATTACGGCTGCTCAAGGTGATACCGCTCTCTACGACAAGGTGCTGGCTGCCAGCAAAGACGGGAGCGATCCCGGCCTTCAGTCGGAGGCTCTGCGAACCCTGGCGCTTTTCAGCGACCCTGCATTCGTCCGGCGCACCATGGACTATGTGACCTCCGGTCAGGTAAGAAACCAGGACAGCTGGATCCCAATGGCGATTCTGCTCTCCGATCGCGAGACACGCGAGCCCACCTGGAACTACATTCGTGAGCACTGGGATAGAGTGCACGCACAGTTCACCACTAACTCCGGATCGCGCGTCGTGGCCGCAGCGGGGACTTTTTGTTCAGTCGAGAAGCGCGATGAAGTTGCGAATTTCTTCGACGCCCACAAAGTGGACGCCGCAGAGCGCACGCTCGCCAAGGCTCTCGACAACATCAATGACTGCATCCGCCTGCGCACGGCACAGGAACCTAATCTGCGCCGCTGGCTCGCCAGCCAGACGAAACCGTGA
- a CDS encoding right-handed parallel beta-helix repeat-containing protein, with translation MVGFGEGALGQTQEISETGLRLPDGTEHISWEQPLTFIKTYYVDNASAKADDKGPGSKAKPFRTIGKAAEVLQPGERVVIASGVYRECVRPVRGGTGPTQMISYEAAPGAKVVIKGSEVLKEGWTQDPLAASRGPGGPPTAATPAPPRVPTWQYTFTGAMFPDAYNPFALASVAGDRAWLDTKSVDMGPYFRRRGLVFVDGKPLEPVELQRELTSASLYTPPPPGTPQPPNGLPPRARGGPIMQEVGATEDGRFWTDANGQSIHIRLPNGTPAEHTIEVTTREQVFAPLTRGLNYIRLKGLTFQHAGNGFPLPQRGAMVDTQAGTHWVIENNTLEWANAIGLEIGGGGGFGAQQTPTAHIVRGNTIRYCGVEGIAGIGTRDVLVEDNMIEWCGWADAEREWESAGAKFHAARNMLFRRNVVRHIRHANAVWFDSRNVNNRITGNIFADVVTVGAAVHMEVNLEQNQVDNNVIWNVRNAEPGTPGQRGCAGSGIFINASDKLIVAQNLIGQCDNAGVWAITRPDRAGTGTASDNTISNNIFVGCGKAGIVFLNQNNHADGNLYVSMPKDFQGFFTGDSKEWLDLAAWRDAHGWDKNGAVAEMRIDFNPDTLLLTINSKQPLPKVSAVNHIDDDLFGQVTGETRFPGPLAAPRAKSVWQVDPRPAVG, from the coding sequence GTGGTTGGTTTTGGTGAGGGTGCCCTCGGCCAAACGCAGGAGATAAGTGAGACAGGGCTGCGCCTGCCAGACGGTACAGAACATATCTCATGGGAACAGCCGCTGACCTTTATCAAGACTTATTACGTTGACAACGCTTCAGCCAAGGCTGACGACAAGGGTCCGGGCAGCAAAGCTAAGCCCTTCCGGACGATCGGCAAGGCCGCTGAGGTGCTGCAGCCCGGAGAGCGTGTGGTAATTGCTTCAGGTGTTTATCGCGAGTGCGTTCGCCCGGTACGAGGTGGAACAGGGCCGACACAGATGATCAGCTACGAAGCTGCGCCCGGAGCAAAGGTAGTGATCAAGGGGTCTGAGGTATTGAAGGAGGGCTGGACGCAGGATCCGCTGGCAGCGAGCCGCGGCCCTGGCGGGCCTCCAACAGCGGCGACTCCGGCGCCGCCTCGTGTCCCCACGTGGCAGTACACCTTTACCGGCGCGATGTTCCCGGATGCTTATAATCCGTTTGCCTTGGCGAGCGTAGCCGGCGACCGCGCGTGGTTGGATACCAAATCGGTGGACATGGGGCCGTACTTCCGCAGGCGCGGTCTGGTTTTTGTGGACGGTAAACCTCTGGAGCCGGTGGAGCTGCAGCGTGAACTGACCAGCGCAAGCCTGTACACACCTCCGCCCCCGGGAACGCCGCAACCTCCCAACGGTCTTCCCCCACGCGCTCGGGGCGGTCCCATCATGCAGGAAGTAGGCGCCACGGAGGACGGCAGGTTCTGGACCGATGCCAATGGCCAGTCGATTCACATCCGCCTGCCCAACGGCACTCCAGCTGAACATACGATCGAGGTCACCACCCGCGAACAGGTTTTCGCGCCGCTGACCCGAGGGCTTAACTACATCCGGTTGAAGGGGCTGACCTTCCAGCACGCAGGCAACGGGTTCCCACTTCCGCAGCGCGGAGCAATGGTGGATACCCAGGCCGGAACTCACTGGGTCATCGAAAACAATACTCTCGAATGGGCAAACGCGATCGGCCTGGAGATAGGCGGTGGCGGTGGGTTTGGAGCGCAGCAGACTCCGACTGCACACATTGTTCGTGGCAACACGATCCGCTATTGCGGGGTGGAAGGCATCGCCGGCATCGGGACGCGCGATGTGCTGGTCGAAGACAACATGATCGAGTGGTGCGGCTGGGCGGACGCGGAACGTGAGTGGGAGTCAGCTGGAGCAAAGTTTCATGCCGCGCGCAACATGCTGTTCCGTCGCAATGTGGTCCGCCATATCCGCCACGCCAATGCGGTTTGGTTCGATAGCCGCAACGTGAATAACCGTATCACCGGAAACATTTTCGCCGACGTCGTCACTGTCGGCGCTGCCGTTCATATGGAAGTGAACCTCGAGCAGAATCAGGTCGACAACAACGTGATCTGGAACGTCCGAAATGCTGAGCCGGGCACGCCAGGTCAGCGAGGGTGCGCAGGATCAGGCATTTTCATTAATGCCAGCGACAAACTGATCGTCGCCCAGAACCTGATCGGTCAATGCGACAATGCCGGAGTGTGGGCAATTACCCGCCCAGATCGCGCGGGCACCGGGACAGCCTCCGACAACACGATCTCAAACAATATCTTCGTTGGATGCGGCAAAGCGGGCATTGTGTTCCTCAATCAGAACAACCACGCCGACGGAAATCTGTACGTCTCCATGCCAAAGGACTTTCAGGGATTTTTTACCGGCGATTCGAAGGAATGGCTCGACCTGGCCGCCTGGCGTGATGCACATGGCTGGGATAAGAACGGTGCTGTGGCTGAAATGCGAATTGATTTCAATCCAGATACTCTGCTGCTTACGATCAATAGTAAGCAGCCACTCCCGAAGGTAAGCGCTGTGAATCACATCGACGACGATCTTTTCGGCCAAGTTACGGGAGAGACCAGATTTCCGGGCCCCCTGGCCGCCCCACGAGCCAAGTCTGTCTGGCAGGTTGACCCTCGTCCGGCTGTAGGATAG
- a CDS encoding MFS transporter, translating into MAESRTSALRQWAPAMSMTLLGLLSYVDRSVLAILSPTILTSLHLSATQYGYAILVFSLCYMVANPIWGLWMDRAGLWIITLTAVAIWSFASGSHGLMLGFAGMCIARGVLGFGEGATFPAGLKTVTETLPEEKRAFGLGIAYSGSSLGAALTPLLITPVALRWGWRAAFGITALLGFLWIILWVVLRFSGWYDPAAARPSGSRETTISGESRWSRNLFAAAAAYGLGAAPLAFGLYAAPLYLTRVLHLGQASLGHVLWLPPAGWEAGYLVFGRLADRRQRHDLQQGRSRRPGDVFLLLSIAGFLILLAPAAARSSSPVFLTMLLFFLQMFVAGGFVVFALADGMAMLPKEHSAFLAGFAISAWALTTGLLMPLLGHLFDQRRYALTFWLVSCLPPLGTLLWRLLSRPPRQAKFQLSRSAGA; encoded by the coding sequence ATGGCTGAATCCAGAACCTCAGCGCTTCGGCAGTGGGCTCCTGCAATGTCGATGACGCTGCTGGGCCTGTTGAGTTATGTGGATCGCAGTGTGCTTGCCATTCTGAGCCCTACGATCCTTACATCGTTGCATCTCTCAGCGACGCAGTACGGTTACGCCATCCTGGTCTTCAGTCTCTGCTACATGGTAGCGAATCCCATCTGGGGTCTTTGGATGGATCGCGCCGGTCTGTGGATCATCACCCTTACGGCCGTCGCCATCTGGTCGTTTGCCTCGGGCAGTCATGGTCTCATGCTCGGTTTTGCAGGCATGTGCATCGCACGTGGGGTGCTGGGCTTCGGCGAAGGCGCGACCTTCCCGGCGGGACTCAAGACCGTTACCGAAACATTACCAGAGGAAAAGCGCGCCTTCGGGTTAGGTATCGCTTATAGCGGAAGCTCGCTCGGCGCGGCCCTGACGCCGTTGCTCATCACTCCGGTCGCTCTGCGCTGGGGATGGCGCGCTGCTTTTGGTATTACCGCTCTGCTTGGCTTCCTGTGGATCATCCTCTGGGTGGTGTTGCGATTCTCCGGCTGGTACGATCCTGCTGCTGCACGACCCTCCGGGTCTCGGGAAACGACAATCTCCGGCGAATCGCGCTGGAGCCGCAACCTCTTTGCTGCTGCCGCTGCCTATGGCCTCGGAGCCGCTCCGCTGGCCTTCGGACTCTATGCTGCTCCGTTGTACCTTACCCGCGTCCTTCATCTGGGCCAGGCCTCTCTCGGTCATGTGCTGTGGCTTCCTCCGGCGGGCTGGGAGGCAGGCTATCTCGTCTTCGGCAGACTGGCCGATCGAAGGCAAAGACACGATCTCCAGCAGGGCCGTTCACGGCGTCCCGGCGATGTCTTCCTGCTGCTCTCCATCGCAGGTTTCCTCATCCTGCTGGCTCCTGCAGCTGCGCGAAGCTCTTCGCCTGTCTTTCTGACCATGTTGCTCTTCTTCCTGCAGATGTTTGTCGCAGGGGGCTTCGTCGTCTTCGCTCTCGCCGATGGTATGGCCATGCTGCCGAAGGAGCATTCTGCATTTCTTGCCGGCTTTGCCATCTCGGCCTGGGCACTGACAACCGGGCTCCTAATGCCCCTGCTGGGGCATCTCTTCGATCAGCGCCGCTACGCCCTCACCTTTTGGCTCGTATCCTGTCTTCCTCCATTGGGAACGCTCCTGTGGAGGCTCCTCTCACGGCCTCCACGCCAGGCTAAGTTCCAACTGAGCAGGTCAGCTGGCGCTTAG